The sequence TGTCGATCAGGCTTTCGGTGGAGAAGGATGCCTTTGCCATCCAGACCCTGCGCCTTCGAGCTTTCCTTCGCAGCTTCGAGAACGGCTTCCCGACGGCCTATTACGAGGCACTTAATGGCTCCAACCGCTTTCCCGACTGGGCGGCGACGCATCCAGCAAACTGGAAGTTGGCGGTCGAGGAAGCGCAGCAGTTGGAACTCGGTACGGCCGGGGTGTTCGAGCAAGTTTCAAGCATTCTCGACGACGCACGCGAACGCTGTGATGGGCTCACGGTGCTCATCGGTGGCCCGCCCTGCCAAGCCTACTCGTTGGCCGGTCGCTCCCGTAACGCCGGGAAGAAGGACTATGTTGCGGAACGGGACGGTCGGCACTTCCTGTATCAGGAATATGTAGCGATCCTTGACCGACTGAGACCCGCCGCTTTCGTCATGGAAAACGTGAAGGGAATGCTCTCCAGCCAAGTTCACGGAGGCCCCATTTTCGAGCGGGTTTTTGATGACCTGAAGTCGGCAGGAGATGGCTACGTCCTCATCCCGCTCACGGCTGAGGGAGACTTGCTTGTCGATCACCAGGCGAAGGATTTTGTAGTCCGTGCGGAGGAGCATGGGGTTCCCCAGGCGCGACACAGGGTTTTCATCGTCGGTCTCAGATCGGATCTCGCCCATGGACGGAAATTGGCCGGCCCGCTGCTCGCCAAGGTGACTCCATCCCAATCCAACTCGGTCGCGACTGTGATCGACGGCATGCCCAAGTTGCGTAGTGGGCTCAGCCGGAATGACTCGGCGGCGGATTGGGCTGACGTGGTGAGGGAATGGGCGCGAAAGCTATCGGCGGACCATGCCTTGCCCCGCTCCGTCATCCCGGCGTTGCGGCAGATTTCGAAGGCAAATGAATTCGGGCGGCACGGGCGAGTTTCAAAGGGCGTCGCTGATCCGATTTCAGCCTCGGCATTGGCAGATTGGCTTGTTGATCCTCGATTGGAGGTATCAGTCCAACACGAGACGAGGGGGCACATCAACGGAGATCTTGGTCGGTACCTCTACGCTGCAACTTTTGCTCGGACATATGGCTACTCGCCCAAACTAAAAGAATTTCCCATGATCCTTCAGCCCAACCACGCCAACCGGGAAAGCGGTGCCTTTGCGGATCGCTTCCGGGTGCAACTGGCCGACTCTCCGGCAACGACAGTGACCAGCCATATTTCGAAGGACGGTCATTACTTCATCCATCCGGATCCGGAGCAATGCCGATCGCTGACCGTCCGAGAGGCGGCAAGATTGCAGACATTCCCTGATAACTACTTCTTCTGTGGGCCGCGGA is a genomic window of Novosphingobium sp. MMS21-SN21R containing:
- a CDS encoding DNA cytosine methyltransferase; translation: MSKKIEIVDLFAGPGGLGEGFSAAGRETATPMSIRLSVEKDAFAIQTLRLRAFLRSFENGFPTAYYEALNGSNRFPDWAATHPANWKLAVEEAQQLELGTAGVFEQVSSILDDARERCDGLTVLIGGPPCQAYSLAGRSRNAGKKDYVAERDGRHFLYQEYVAILDRLRPAAFVMENVKGMLSSQVHGGPIFERVFDDLKSAGDGYVLIPLTAEGDLLVDHQAKDFVVRAEEHGVPQARHRVFIVGLRSDLAHGRKLAGPLLAKVTPSQSNSVATVIDGMPKLRSGLSRNDSAADWADVVREWARKLSADHALPRSVIPALRQISKANEFGRHGRVSKGVADPISASALADWLVDPRLEVSVQHETRGHINGDLGRYLYAATFARTYGYSPKLKEFPMILQPNHANRESGAFADRFRVQLADSPATTVTSHISKDGHYFIHPDPEQCRSLTVREAARLQTFPDNYFFCGPRTEQYKQVGNAVPCFLARQIAHIVHDLITVEK